Proteins encoded together in one Pseudomonas sp. ADAK13 window:
- a CDS encoding Lrp/AsnC family transcriptional regulator, with product MHKLDRYDLKILRILSEDGRITKSSLAEAINLSVTPAWERVRKLESAGLVKSYRAVIDWNQVFKSQQLLVEITLARHTAQDMRRFEQRMSDAPEVEFCYATGGGVDYIAMIRAADIDQYQRFIDQLLMEDLAIERYFTYIVTKTIKTTGALPAQALDDPASS from the coding sequence ATGCACAAGCTTGACCGCTACGACCTGAAAATCCTGCGCATCCTCTCCGAGGACGGGCGCATCACCAAATCAAGCCTGGCCGAGGCCATCAACCTCTCGGTAACGCCCGCCTGGGAGCGCGTGCGCAAGCTGGAAAGCGCCGGCCTGGTCAAAAGCTATCGCGCCGTGATCGACTGGAACCAGGTGTTCAAGAGCCAGCAACTGCTGGTGGAAATCACCCTCGCCCGGCACACCGCCCAGGACATGCGCCGCTTCGAACAACGCATGAGCGACGCCCCCGAAGTGGAGTTCTGCTACGCCACCGGCGGCGGCGTGGACTACATCGCGATGATCCGCGCTGCCGACATCGATCAGTACCAACGCTTCATCGACCAGCTACTGATGGAAGACCTGGCCATCGAGCGCTACTTCACCTACATCGTCACCAAAACCATCAAGACCACCGGCGCATTGCCGGCCCAGGCGCTGGACGACCCGGCCTCCTCCTGA
- a CDS encoding GNAT family N-acetyltransferase, producing MTLPFFAPVLLTTERLGLRPPHQDDWRALFAIWSDPEAMRYFSFPTMTRTEQAVERFGQLMEASVAGEDLVCMVELLATGEVIGSCDLFNVDEQCRRAEIGFTLNRQHWGQGYMSEAAHAVIDHGFNTAGLRRLEADIDPRNLGSAKLLERLGFVREGLLRERWVVGDEVSDSALYGLLKRDRPA from the coding sequence ATGACCCTGCCTTTTTTCGCCCCTGTTCTCCTCACCACCGAGCGCCTGGGCCTGCGCCCTCCCCATCAGGATGATTGGCGCGCGCTGTTCGCGATCTGGTCCGACCCCGAGGCCATGCGCTACTTCTCCTTCCCCACCATGACCCGTACCGAGCAGGCCGTCGAACGCTTCGGCCAACTGATGGAAGCGTCGGTTGCCGGTGAAGACCTGGTGTGCATGGTGGAGTTGCTGGCCACCGGCGAGGTGATCGGCAGCTGCGACCTGTTCAATGTCGACGAGCAATGCCGCCGCGCCGAAATCGGCTTCACCCTGAACCGCCAGCACTGGGGCCAGGGCTACATGAGCGAAGCCGCCCACGCCGTGATCGACCACGGCTTCAATACTGCCGGGCTGCGTCGCCTGGAAGCCGACATCGACCCGCGCAACCTGGGCTCGGCAAAACTGCTTGAGCGCCTGGGGTTTGTTCGCGAAGGCCTATTGCGCGAGCGCTGGGTGGTGGGCGATGAGGTCTCGGACAGCGCACTGTATGGCCTGCTCAAGCGTGACCGCCCTGCCTGA
- a CDS encoding EamA family transporter, with amino-acid sequence MKHKHLLLAVLVTAVWGLNFPITKLGLAEINPLLLTALRFTLAALPWVFLVKRPQVALKWLAAYGLIFGVAMWALINLGIAMGVPPGSASLLIQFSAFFTMGWGVLLFRESLSLPQLISVLLAAMGLLGMLVGVQGSATMLGFALVLFSALAWSIGNIIIKVSGVREIFAFVVWASLFAPLPLVLLTVWLDGPQAFIALPAQLNGVAVFSLAFQVYGATHFCYWGWNLLLREYPVSRVAPLSLLIPVFGIVSSMLILGERPGVSQWQAMGLILLALFVGLRKGRPLWVRQGGHA; translated from the coding sequence ATGAAGCACAAACACCTGTTACTGGCCGTCCTGGTGACGGCTGTGTGGGGGCTCAACTTCCCCATCACCAAGCTGGGTCTGGCCGAGATCAACCCGCTGTTGCTGACGGCCCTGCGTTTCACCCTGGCGGCGTTGCCCTGGGTGTTCCTGGTGAAACGACCCCAGGTTGCGCTGAAGTGGCTGGCCGCCTACGGCTTGATATTCGGGGTGGCGATGTGGGCCCTGATCAACCTCGGGATCGCCATGGGCGTGCCGCCCGGCAGTGCATCGCTGCTGATTCAGTTCAGCGCATTTTTCACGATGGGCTGGGGTGTGCTGCTGTTCCGCGAAAGCCTTTCCCTGCCGCAATTGATCAGCGTGCTGCTGGCGGCCATGGGCTTGCTGGGCATGCTGGTGGGCGTACAAGGGTCGGCCACGATGCTGGGGTTTGCCTTGGTGCTGTTCAGCGCGCTGGCCTGGAGCATCGGCAATATCATCATCAAGGTTTCCGGTGTGCGCGAGATCTTTGCCTTCGTGGTTTGGGCGAGCCTGTTTGCACCGCTGCCGCTGGTGCTGTTGACGGTGTGGCTGGACGGCCCGCAAGCCTTTATCGCGTTGCCGGCCCAGTTGAACGGTGTGGCGGTGTTCTCGCTGGCGTTCCAGGTGTATGGCGCGACGCACTTCTGTTACTGGGGCTGGAACTTGCTGCTGCGCGAGTACCCGGTGTCCCGGGTGGCGCCTCTGTCGCTGCTGATCCCGGTGTTCGGCATCGTCAGCTCGATGCTGATTCTGGGCGAGCGCCCCGGGGTTTCGCAGTGGCAGGCCATGGGCCTGATTCTGCTGGCCTTGTTCGTGGGCCTGAGAAAGGGGCGCCCGTTGTGGGTCAGGCAGGGCGGTCACGCTTGA
- a CDS encoding AraC family transcriptional regulator gives MPDIHPYENTPRDVVVTAIDYADGELFPAHAHPRGQFAYASRGVITVYTATGNWVVPPHRAIWVPPHVSHAMLMRGPVTMLNTYIRPQAARRLALPQACQVLDVSPLLGQLLEKAVEVPARYAAGGRDSYLMGLLLHEIAQMPVLPLCAPLPAEPRLAKACETFLAEPSLEVSIDAMALDAGMSRRTFTRQFRQATGISYLQWRQQACLLAAIVRLGNGEPVTRVALDLGYSSPSAFATVFKRVLGEVPSRYFSGVRTQGG, from the coding sequence ATGCCCGATATTCATCCCTACGAAAACACCCCCCGCGACGTGGTCGTGACCGCGATCGACTATGCCGACGGCGAACTGTTCCCCGCCCACGCCCACCCGCGCGGGCAGTTTGCCTATGCCAGCCGGGGTGTCATCACCGTCTACACCGCCACCGGCAACTGGGTCGTGCCGCCGCACCGGGCCATCTGGGTACCGCCCCATGTGTCACACGCCATGCTGATGCGCGGGCCAGTGACGATGCTCAACACCTACATTCGCCCGCAGGCGGCGCGGCGGCTGGCACTGCCCCAGGCGTGTCAGGTGCTGGACGTATCACCGTTGCTTGGGCAGTTGCTGGAGAAGGCCGTTGAGGTGCCTGCGCGTTATGCGGCGGGGGGGCGCGACAGTTACCTGATGGGTTTGCTGCTGCACGAAATCGCGCAGATGCCGGTGTTGCCACTCTGCGCGCCGTTGCCCGCCGAGCCGCGATTGGCAAAGGCTTGTGAGACGTTTCTGGCCGAGCCCTCACTGGAAGTCAGCATTGATGCCATGGCCCTCGACGCCGGCATGAGCCGCCGGACCTTTACCCGGCAGTTCCGCCAGGCCACGGGCATCAGCTACCTGCAATGGCGCCAGCAAGCCTGCCTGCTGGCGGCGATTGTGCGTCTGGGTAACGGCGAACCGGTGACGAGGGTGGCGCTGGACTTGGGGTATAGCAGCCCGAGTGCCTTTGCGACGGTGTTCAAGCGTGTATTGGGCGAGGTGCCCAGTCGGTATTTCAGCGGAGTGCGCACACAGGGCGGCTAA